In one window of Nomascus leucogenys isolate Asia chromosome 1a, Asia_NLE_v1, whole genome shotgun sequence DNA:
- the TAL2 gene encoding T-cell acute lymphocytic leukemia protein 2, with protein sequence MTRKIFTNTRERWRQQNVNSAFAKLRKLIPTHPPDKKLSKNETLRLAMRYINFLVKVLGEQSLQQTGVAAQGNILGLFPQGPHLPGLEDRTLLENYQVPSPGPSHHIP encoded by the coding sequence ATGACCAGGAAGATCTTCACAAATACCAGGGAGCGGTGGAGGCAGCAGAATGTCAACAGTGCCTTTGCCAAGCTGAGGAAGCTCATCCCCACTCACCCTCCAGACAAAAAGCTGAGCAAAAATGAAACGCTTCGCCTGGCAATGAGGTATATCAACTTCTTGGTCAAGGTCTTGGGGGAGCAAAGCCTGCAACAAACGGGAGTGGCTGCTCAGGGGAACATTCTGGGGCTCTTCCCTCAAGGACCCCACCTGCCAGGCCTGGAGGACAGAACTCTGCTTGAGAACTACCAGGTTCCTTCacctggtccaagccaccacATTCCTTAG